A DNA window from Patescibacteria group bacterium contains the following coding sequences:
- a CDS encoding IS1595 family transposase — MKLSLRTWWCLLWCWTQAVPVRQTQKLCHVNEKTVRLWFRVFRLQVPEIQPLLQGTVQMDEAYFRSLSLLMAKQVGSRHIAHHTLPKSSVDRRDATQFLFQNIQPRSRLQTDGAAIYQGIHHWWPVTHRRDIHKRFEFGLTSEIEGMFGNLRTFIRRMYHHSTPAYLPEYVSEFCIRFSSPEIFDSPLAYLTKTLSAVPTAT, encoded by the coding sequence ATGAAGCTCTCCCTGCGTACGTGGTGGTGCTTGCTGTGGTGCTGGACCCAGGCGGTGCCAGTGCGGCAGACGCAGAAGCTCTGCCACGTGAATGAGAAGACCGTCCGGCTGTGGTTTCGCGTGTTTCGCCTCCAGGTGCCGGAAATACAGCCTCTGCTGCAAGGTACCGTCCAAATGGACGAAGCGTACTTTCGTTCCTTGTCCCTGCTCATGGCAAAGCAGGTCGGCAGCCGGCACATCGCTCATCACACCCTGCCGAAGTCCTCGGTGGATAGACGGGATGCCACCCAGTTTCTCTTCCAAAACATTCAACCCCGTTCCCGCTTGCAGACCGATGGGGCTGCGATATACCAGGGCATTCACCACTGGTGGCCAGTGACGCACCGCAGGGACATCCACAAACGGTTCGAGTTCGGCCTGACCTCGGAGATTGAAGGCATGTTCGGGAATCTTCGCACCTTCATCCGCAGAATGTATCATCACAGTACGCCAGCATACCTGCCGGAATACGTGAGTGAATTCTGCATTAGATTTTCCTCACCAGAAATCTTCGATTCACCCCTTGCCTACTTAACGAAAACCCTCTCGGCTGTTCCAACTGCTACCTAA